Genomic DNA from Bombus affinis isolate iyBomAffi1 chromosome 8, iyBomAffi1.2, whole genome shotgun sequence:
ACAGCCAAgtcgtttaattttttaatttgttcttGTTTAGCATCAAATTCTATAGTAAACGATTCTAACTGGCCCTCGTAGTTATTTACTTGTTCAAGTTTCAATGGCACATCACGGAACCAGTCTTCAAACTCTGCTACTATGTTATTATACTGTCGTAGTAGTTCCTCTGCTCGTTGCGCTTGTGTGCGTCTTGTTTCTATTTCGGACATAACTTGGTGCCATTTACTTCTTAATTTATCTTGATGTTCATTTTTTATCTTCTCAGCCCTAACAGGATCGGATATGTGCACTGTCATGACTAGACCATCGCCTTTACTAATCAATGCTGCTGCATCTGGTGCAAGAGTACTAACTTCTGATTTTAGTACCTGAAATACGTACATGTATTAGGATtaggaatatatatatacctgAAATTACGGAAATATCGGGTTAAATCAGAAATATTTCTCCAGTTCTAGGATAGGAATGTCAATCCGTTCCGATTCAATTCCAGCTTCGGGTACATAAAATCGCGGGTTGTACCTGATATAATGTAATTTCAGATTTTTAGAGTAACACTATACAAACCTCCAGTCGCTTAGTTGGATCTTTTTCATTAGTAATGCCACCAATGCTCATCAACATGACATCCATCCTATGTAACATTCGTTGTGCAGCTTGTTCAAATTCCAAAATACTTTTCTCCAAGCCGGTTCTGGATAAACTAGTTGAAACTTTGAAAGACCTCTTCTCACTAGAAAATTTTACTTCTGCTTTCTGTTGTATTTCCTGTGATAATTTTTCAGCCTGTATCTATATgcaacaaaattataaaaaattttataaagtaTTAAACTCCTTCATATTATGTTAACCTTCACCTATTATTATGTATCTaccaaatattaaaattataattgcaattaTTATGCacgaattatattattaataatacataacatatACAAGGTAGATCTTACAATGGCAAGATATGTGTTATTAGAATTACCTTGCCCAAGAGGTGCTCAACATGCTCTCCTAAATTTAGATCTTCTCCATCTGAGCTGGAACTTCCAACATCAATTTCCGTGTCATCGGAAAAAATTAAAACATCATCTGTTTCTTTATCGCTTCCATAGAAGCTTTCACAATCTTCTAACGTATCGTCTTTTGAGATACTTCTAGTACGTCTGAATAACGATAATTTCGTGTTTTTTTCATCAACATTATGATTGATAGTATTACGTGATTTTGAAAAATCTGTATCTTTCTTCGATGTCAATTCTTTGCCATTACTGTGCTCTTCCCTGCCTTTTCTAGGACTGATCTCTGACGTGACAGAAAGATCAGCGGTACATTTTGAGTTTAACTTTGCGTTCATTTCATTATCTTCAAGAATAAGATATTCAGCTATGCTATCCGTATCTTTCCACATGGAATTTTTTTCAAATCTATTTACTTTACACGAAAATTGCGGACTTTTTATTAACTTGCGATTCGAAATTTGATTATCCGATGCGTTATCCTCAACATCTAATTTAAGAGTTAATTTTTTAATGCTTTTTGCCGAATACGGGTCtactgttcttttcttttttaaaatagGAATAAGTTCTCTTTTCTTATTAACAGTTTGATTTCCACTACTAACTGCACTACATATTTTTACCCTAGATTCTTTATCTTCTGTATCAGTATCTACTGACTCTGGTTCTGTTTCTGTGTCTTCAATAATCTCTACTCTTTCAACAACTTGTGGCATTAATCCTACACTGACATTCGCACTTGGTAATATTACATGATCTTCGGGAGATGCAACTGACTTTATTATTTCCATTTCTCTCACTTCAACGATACGGAAGGGATTCATCTGTGTGTTATAGTCGAACGGTTTTGAATCTGTAGTAATCAGTGTATTAGAAGAAACTTGGGAAAACAATGTGCTATTTTTCGACAAAAAGAATTCTTCATCGGTCATATACACATCTGTATCAGGGGATGAAGAAGGTGGATCGTCATCTATATGAACGACTTGTGGTTGAGAAGTTTGAACAACATCGGGTACAGAACTCATATCTAATTTTCGTCTAACAGTCCTACTAACATCTACGATTTTAGCTTTTACTTTCTCAGATTTTACGGAAGATTTCCGACTTCGATGAACGATATCAACTGGTGAACTTTCAGGTGTatgtataacattacattgACTTTCATCAAATGCAGGATTAAGATATCCTATACCATATACCTCCTCATTTTCATCtatcaatttattttcttttttagttaGTTGCACCGAAGTTTGATCCGGCTGTTTAGACAATTTAGTGCGTCCATAATTGTCTCTCCCCTTAGTTTCTCCCACCttactttttattaataaattgtctGTGATTTTGTGGATCCATTCCTGTGAAAATATGATAGGTAACAGAAAATTCATGGACAGGCGTTAATTGAAAGAGCATTGTTAATAGTGTGACAATATCAAGCATGGCCAAAATGAAAGTGACAATGCATTTCATTGTGCAAACAAAGCTTTTTCTTTGCATGTATCCATCACCAGTATAAAAATTTGGAACACATTTCTGTTCATTCCTTATTCGTTGCTTTTGCAAATCATATTCAGACTTCTGTATAAAATTCTATACAAGGGGAGAGACAATATCATAAATAACTGATCAATGACAAGTATTTTCCATCCACCAAAGTCTATGTCtgctttttattattaatgGCAGTATTATTTACATAGATAGAGACACCTCTTGGACAGCTCCATAACATTCACGAATATGTACCAATATaacttatatataatatttgtacaATAATGTGTTAAACATGTACATAGTATTAACAATCAAACTTAAGAGGTAGAAATACATATAATTGATTTACACATAAATCTTTAAAAAAACTCATTATATGCTTTAGTGAACTAAAAAATAAATGCAAAGCAAAAGAATTcatgaaaaaatattcaaaaaaagaaagctttattaataaaactttaAAACCTCAAATGTGAAAGATTGACGTATTACATCAATTATCATTTTTAGTGGAATTGAAACATTAGTTTATAGAAATGATATAATCATACtcttaatatatatgtatatatatatgtgtgtatatatatatatatatattgaaaatttgTCTTGATGAGATATACGTAATGGTACTATAAAGCACAAGCATTACATATACCGGATGTTAAGATAAAGAAGAAGCAATACAAGCCATGAGGAAACAAGCAATGaatgatatttaaatttattacacgaaaatatgtatatatataaatacacatACCTGTATTCTATTAGATATATCCTCCCACTTCTTGCAGACATCTGAAACTTTCGGATAATAGGTATAACGTTGAAGTTGATTGATTTTTGGTTTTGCCTCAATCATTTCACTTTGTACAGCCTAAAAATTAATcattaaataaatacataaagtaAAATCCCATTTCATGTAGCGCAGTCTTAAAATATTGATTACTTTGCATTGTTCAAAATGATTTTCCGTTAACTGATCAACTGGAACACCATCTAATTTATTTAGCTTTTCCTCTACTTGTAACAGCCAAGCCGTTATTTCATCAACATTAGGCTCTTCCTAAAAGTACAAAAATTTGTTCACCTCGTTTATTACACCAATTTCCTTATATATGATGGATTTACCTCTGAAGCATTACATAGTCTTAATCTCTTTTCAGTATATGCTAATCTCGTAACAACGTCTGATAACTTTTCTTTAAATTGCTCTAAATACATTGGGTCACAAAGTTTCGAAAATTCTTCCTGGGAATTTAGCAACTTGTCTTTCACAACATTTAATCGTGGTATTACTTCTGTCAGAGTTTCCTATTTAAACAATTTCATAATCATTTGTTTTCatataaagattattaaaaatccTGGAATCTAAATTTACTTATGTATTTATACACTTACTCGTACATATATTGCATTAACTGGAAGGTCAGGCATATTTTTTTGTGTATCTAATTCTTTATTAATACTATCTATGGACATATTAATATAAgacatatttttatacatatcaCGTGATAAATCCAAAGCAGTTTCTAAGCATGCTTTCGATTCAGTTATATGTAAACCCAACtgtaataatgaaatataaatataatgacaaatataatgtataaacagaACGATTGTACATAGAAAGCAGTACTACTAAAAATATACATTGATGTTAAACATGTATTACCTTGTTGTACAATTCTTTTAACATATCAATACGCCGAGAAAATTTTTCTGGTTCAGTGACACTTCTTTCTTCGACTAATTTTCTACCAGttagaataatattttctatcTCACTTTTAATTTCACTTAATGTTTGATAAAAGCGCTATAAATGAAAAATCAGATTTTTCACAACTTGAACatctatgaaaaataaaacttacgaagtatataattaattacCAGACAATGTTTAAGTTGACCTTCAATAGCTTCTGGATCTTCTGATGATAATTCTAATAAACAAGTTGCTTCTTCTATTCCTCTAAGTTCTCTCAGAGCTCTGGATAATCTCGGTTCTAAATTCGTTGGACATCGGAAACGTTGGAATTTCTTTTGAACTTCTGAGAATTTTTGTTCAATAAGAGTCAATTGTTCTTGCAGTCTAAATGCAGCTTCTTGCTTTCCAGAAGCTTTGTATGATTCGATTTGTAATGCCATTTCTTGAAGCGTCGAACGCTGATGCTCCATTTCTTccattaatttctaaaatatatatacCTGACTCGTATAACTATCATCACAAAATTTAAATCTTATTCTAAGTTCTTTGTTTATACATTACActctaattaatatatatttttacaaaatacatAGATAACATTTTTATCATGCTTCCTTGAAGCAATGCTTTATGTACAATGTTTATTAATATAAGAAAAAAGATGAATTTAGTATACATATTATGTTTACACATTTTTTATACATTTGCAGAAACTTTCAAACATACGCTTAGTAAATGGTAAGAAAAAGTTTCACTAACAGACCTGATAATCATGAGGCAAATCATCAGCAGTAAGGTCGCAGTCAAGACGTGCAGTTAGTACAGAATCTATTTGCGTTAGGGAGTGCTGAAGGGCAAGAATACGTCCTTCTGATTGTTGCGCTTGCTTCACTGATCCTTCCAGCAGCTTTGCTCGCTGCCCTGCCTACTCAAAATATAATTCTAATTTTCTGTATAACTTAATTAAACAACTTCGTTGAATAAACTATTGTTTAAATGTATTCACCAAACTTaaacaattataaatatataaaaatttatcaacttaaaaatatggggaaattttaaaaaattcacctGAATAACATATTTTCTTTGTACAGCATTATAATTTCAAACATATAAGTAAAAAGCTTCATAATTCATACAAGCAAGAGTAATCTTTCAAAGCAGAATAAAAAACTAACATCTTTAAATAGATATGTCTAAAATAAGTACTTAAGTTTTCCTTGGCAATGATGCATGcagttaaaaataaatacaacTTTTTGTTATGAACAGAATCAATAATTCAAGCACTATGACATTACATATAACAGTGACATACCTGATTATTTAGGCTCTCCCAACGACTTGTTAAGCTTTCTACATCTGCTTGAATGGACTGCGTCATGATATTACTTTCAATCAACTGTTTACCAATTTCTTGTATCTTTTCAAGCCTTATTTCTGGATGATTTCGTATGTAATTCTCTAAATCCTTTTTAAAACAAGAATTCATTACTTTTCATACAAACCATAAAAATTTGCATGGTACTATAACGTGTAAACTTACATCAAGTTCCTCTGATATTTCTTCAGCATCTGCAGCACTTTCTGTCGATCTCTTCAATCGTTTATCTAATTTATCCAACCAATCACTTTCTTGCGCAACTAAAGCACGGAATTCACCATATTCGTGGCTAGCATTTTGTAAATGTCTGTATCGTTCATAAATACGATCTGTAACATCTGTCCAGCGAGCATTTAAAAACGTAAACCGTCTACCAAGTTCTTGTACCGAAGATCCTTCGGAACTTAACAATTTATCATTACCCATTTCGTTAAGATTTCGAAATTCTTCTACTCGTttatctattttttcttttaatgactGATATCGGCCACGAACTTGAAACAGTTCAACCGAAGATGTTATTTTAGTTTCAACCGGTATTTCTTTTTCTAAGGTAGACAACCACTTCGTAAAATCTTCTATCCCATTTATTATTTCATCATTCTTCTTCAATGTATCCTCATATTTATCATTTAAACTTTTAGCACCATCAACAATAGCATTCCACTTATGCGATACAACTTCCAGCTTATTGTTTAATACATTCGCAAATTTTGGTTCAGAATTTTCAAGTAATCTGTTTGTAGAGATTTGAAGTTTTTCTATTCGAGGTTTTGTTTGATTTATATCCTCACAAAAAGATTGAATTTGCTTTAATTTAAATTCCATACATTCAATATTATTTGACACACCATCTTTTGATAATTCTTCTAGATACTGATTTGATTTTTCAAGCCAACTTTGAAGATCCAAGAGCTCATTATTAAATACCTTTAAAGTCTCTATATCTCTCAATAGGTTTTGTTGCCGTTCTTCTAATATTATAGGTATGTCACTCCATTTGGTGATAAGATCTTGTAACGCATCTTTAAGTCTTTGTCCCTGAGAATCTCCACTGGTTTTCATTATTAGCTCGTGTCCAACACTATttacataattaaaattttcttgaTGCTCATTCAgagaattttgtaaattattgaatttttgTAATTGTTCTGCCATTGTCTTATCATCTGACATCACTATATGCTCTGACAATAATGTACTCTCCACATTATTAATAAAAGAAGTAAGATTAGCAACTGCATCCGTATATTTCTTTGGTGGTGTTTTATCAACAGCATCATTTAATTCGGTTAGCCTTTCAGAcaatattttgtacaatttgtCCCAATTACGAACAAAAGTTTGTATATCAGCATTTAAATTAACAGTTTCATTACTACCAGTTTGATTTTCCGACAACTCTTTGATTTTttctaacaattttttaatgcgTTCCTCGTGAGATTTCATCGACTTCAATTTTACCCTGAACGGTTCTACTTGATTGTTTCCTTTATTTGAATCAAACCATTTAGTATAGCTGTCTAACATTAAATTTAAACTAGCCAATTCCGTTCGGAATTTTTTCACTTCTTCTAAATATTCTATACGAGTTTTTATTTCTTCAAGCCGATTGTTAGTTGCCATCCAACAATTCTGTATGTCTTTGATTTTTGTTTCCTCTGCTTCGACCGACTCATTTGCATCTCTTAGTTCCTCGAGAAGCTGTTTCCCTAAGTCTAAAACTCTGTTATAGTCATCTTTGTGTGCCTCTATATCAGCTATTGTATCATTGTAAACGACTTTCTTCTCTTCGATGCTCAATTCGTCAAATACTCCCTCCGATCGTCCAATTTCTAAATCAACATAATCGAGCCATTTATACAGATTATGTAACGCAGATTCAAATTCATGCCTAGTTGTACTATCTATACGACGTTTCTTCGAATCACTGTGAGGTGTGGAAGCTGCAGTAATTTCTTCCTTATAGGCGATACTTGTTACTGTTTCAGACATCCATTCGTTACCTGTAATCATCGTTGTTTCCCTCTCAGTCTTTAGATCAAACTCAAATCCGGAATTTGTTATCCTCTGCGTCTGTACTTCCATTATCTGCCCCACCGCTTCCCAGCGATCTTGCAAATTTTCGATCTTTTCTAATATATTAATACACTCTGGCGAAGTACTTTGTCCCTCCAGTTCTTGAACGGATTCTTGCAAAGACGTTAACTTCCTTTGATTTGCATCCATATCCATTttcaaaatttgtaattttttaattctttccaACACTTCACCAATCTCTGACGCTGGATTTGCTTCCATTTGTTTTAACGTGATCTCAGTTTCACTCAACCATGATACTAATCTTTTGTAATCGTCATTAACATTTTGCCAAAGCGAAGAAAAAGCTTGCAAACGTTGCCTCCTTTCTTCTTTCCATTGACAAATGTGAGTCCATCGCTCTCCCAGAGCAGATAATTGATCTTCCATTTGCGCGTAAACTGCTTCAGAGTTTTCTTCATCCACGACAACTACCATGTTTCTCATACCATCGACGATTCCCTGTTGCGCTGCAATATCTTGTTCTAGTTCGTTTAACAGTTTTAGTTGATCATCCAAAGCGGATTGATTTAGTTCGATCGTTGCCATTAGCGATATCCTATCTTCAGTCCTCGTTAACCACTGCCGCAATGCATCTAACTGGCCTTGCTGCATTTGCATAAGAACCTCGTGAATTTTAGTTTGCCTTTCCATCGCACGCATTCGAAGCCCTTCCCATCGAGAATTTAATAACGACATTTGAACTCGAACTTCGTGCTCCTCATCCTTGTGTAAACCACCTTCTGCTAATAATCTCGCACCTTCCTCCAATACAGCACCGACTCCATCCTGATGTCCGGACAATTCCACCAAAAATGTCTCGTGTTCGTGAAATTGTTGCTTCAATACTTCCAAACTAGATCCAGGTTCTGGAGCGTGATTTAATTTATCTTCCGCCTCCAAGAGCCAGGTCAAAACTTCCTCGAGAGCAACTTGATAACCGCCAAGTTCTACAGACACGTTCGTTGCGAGACTCATCGGCCGCGACGTTGGCGTTCCAAAGTTTGTGAAAGATAGAGTATTCTGCAAAGAAACATTCTTAAAAAGATACATATAATTACTAAGCTACGCGAAATCAGATCGAATACCTCTGCTCCTGGTGTCGTAACCGGGCTACTATCACTCGCTACTGATAGATCCAACTCGCCTATATCGTCTCCGGAATGAGGTAATGATTGGAAAAGACACATAACGTACATCATTATCGATTTCTTATCCGGCACCGATGTATTCACATCTGTTACAACATACAACGTATATGTCAGTCTTAAACCTCATAAACTAGATGTTAGTAATTAGTAcagatattaataatttttaatttaatttacctTCTGGATCCAATAAACGTTCGATGTCTAATTGTTCTTGGGCAATACGAAACGCATGATCCAATCTGGCATTCGGATGTTTACGCGCTATGTTATTGAAATCGAATAAATGTGGTTTCCATTTATGAAGAATCGCATTAAATGCCAGACCATCCGACCAAGATGTCGTGAAGTTTTTAATGTCAACCCCAGGGTAATTCTAAAAACGACATGCGTCTCAAAAATTTGTTACGCAAATAGCTAGGAAAGTTGATTTTATCCTTCGAACGAGATTTCACCTGTGAATTTTGACGACACCATGCCAAAAGAGTTTTCTCCagatttgtttgttgcaattccGTCATTAAATCCTTCAGATGGTAATGTACCTAAATAAGCATTTCATTTGATATCAGATAAACGATGTATTACACGTCTACGACATAAAATTACATAGATGACAAGTAATAAAAACGAGTTCAATATTTGCTGATAAGCTTTATTCTCGGTAAATTGACCCAGCTATAAAACTGACCTGCCAGTGTAGAATAATACTCCATACTAATCCGAGTGTTAGCTTAGGATTCCCGTCAACTATATCGTTGCTGCTAATATTTACGAGTTTCACCTAGCAGAAGCGTAAAGGATATCAATTAATTTGCATCTCTTATACTTTCTCTCATAATTGGCTGCAATGTTAGCAACTCACGTTATTCTGCTCGAGAATTTGCAAAGCTTTGTTAACGTTATTCAGATGATGAACTCTCATTCGACCGCGTTCTCTTTTctgtaataaataaatcaagACAATGAAGAAAAACGAGATAATTAATGTAGAAATACAGGAACGTAAATAGCCGATATTTCAGCGGCTGTAATTATCTCTATGTAGCTGTCGTAAAAAGGATTGATAAAAAGTAggaaataaatcataaataatgCGATTTAAAGTGAGATTATATAAATGAAATCTTCCGAGCGACTAAAGTTAGCCGTGAAATGACACGTAAAGTGAATCCACGTAACGACGCATATTTTTCCCTCGGAATACTCTTACGCCTACCGTGCGTAGATAATCCGCGCTCTCATGCAAATATTCGTAATACTCGATAGGCGCACCTGCTTGGAATTCTATTCGTACACCTCGTAATGTAAACACGAGACGCGCTATTGCGAGGACTAGTCCTTTTAAAAAAAGAACAACTGTCAGCGCAATGTTCAGAAGATTACATCATATGCGAAATAAAAATATCGCTTATGTCTCGTTATGGGCTGTCGCGCCTATACGTTTCGATTATATAATCCTTTACCTCTACTGCAAATTCTTTACTTACGTAGGCTTTCGACGTAAGGACTTCCAACAGGGATAGTAATCTATTGCCATCTCTTAAGTCAACGAATAAATCAGAAATCGGCTCGTGGTGATTCTGTGTAAAAAGTTTCAATGAATATGcatgtttgataaataattcttatattaGTGGGATCGTGAAGTCTTATTCGGATAATCCTCGCTCTTACTCGTTATTTTAAACAACGTGGTACATACCTTAAGCAACTGTGAATTTATCCATTTCGCAAACGTTTTCTTTTGTACGTCTTCCCGCTCATCTGCAATATACGTATACGATAATCGTTACAACAATTGCAGGACAAtcgtttttaatttacaaaGGTCAATATATACCGTACTCGTATCATTGAACATACATTTGTAATTTAACACGGTGAGTTCATTAATAATGATATCGTGTTTGTTGGCAATTAAGTAGCGTTCAATGCGATTACGATAATCATATTTTCGAGTAATTGAGGAAATGAATtaggaaaatgaaagaaaacatTACGTATCTGATGTATAttagtaatatatatttatcagAGACGAGAGTGTACATCGTACGACACATATTATATTTTGGATGATTTACGTAGAGGCAAAAAAGTCTAATCTCGCGTTATCGTtcgaaagaaaaagggaaaaaaacgACGAGTTTTGATTTAAATATCTTGTTTCTGCGACAACAGCAGTAGTTTCATTGTCATTTGGACACCACCGCGAAATTATTGTCGACGTGGCAACGACGGCTCGTCATCTATCGCGTTGACACTCATTGACCCCGGTAAATGCAGCAGTAAACTCTTGAAATTTAGGTCGACCAACAGAAAGTCATAAGCACGATGCTTAAATATGTACCTGTGGCCGGGTTCTGCGAGGCTAGCGATTTTTCACCAGTCATGAGAATTTCGTTTTAGAGCCATACGATATCACCAAGTTTGGACGAGTAACCACCCGCTCGAAATCTGTGGGCCAACGTCAAATCTCtggtacgcgaactactggaaTGATTCACCGTGTACTTTGATCGGCATGGTTGTCTACTCGTTCTTCTTATATCTACGAGAGTCCTTTAAAACCTGACGCAACCGCATACATTAGCTCGATTTTTACCAGAAACCAGAATATTCAGATTCCGATCATATATTACTTTATACCGATCGACGCTGCGAATTCTTAATCGAACAAATAATATCGTCCACGCATCCTCCAAATCACCTACGCTCTCTTCGAACTATCGTCGTTCGTCATCGTTtacctctttttctttttctcgtccAATGCTTCGGAAATTATCGGCAAACGAAATATCTCGACAACGTTAAGTCCATAGATATCAGCAACGTTATTAGTCATTGAAACCGTATCAGAGTGGTTGGCGCCAGGCGATCCAGAAAGCTATGCATTTTTCGGCCCACATTTCTACAAATAAGCAAATGGGAAAGAAACGCGACAAGCATGCGGACGTCACTGACCAACGATGAATGAATGGAACGAGCGTACTTATCTTACGTTCGGAAGGATAGACGATAGCAGAGTGAACGAAAGGGGAAACGAGGGGGACAGAAATCGCGAATGGCGATCACGTAGCCGAAGCAAAGTATGCCGTAAGATACGCGCACGAGAGCGTGCG
This window encodes:
- the LOC126919089 gene encoding dystrophin, isoforms A/C/F/G/H isoform X9; protein product: MQSRKIRWIIQVEGDPWQGESVEEQISSIKDEREDVQKKTFAKWINSQLLKNHHEPISDLFVDLRDGNRLLSLLEVLTSKAYKRERGRMRVHHLNNVNKALQILEQNNVKLVNISSNDIVDGNPKLTLGLVWSIILHWQVHYHLKDLMTELQQTNLEKTLLAWCRQNSQNYPGVDIKNFTTSWSDGLAFNAILHKWKPHLFDFNNIARKHPNARLDHAFRIAQEQLDIERLLDPEDVNTSVPDKKSIMMYVMCLFQSLPHSGDDIGELDLSVASDSSPVTTPGAENVSLQNTLSFTNFGTPTSRPMSLATNVSVELGGYQVALEEVLTWLLEAEDKLNHAPEPGSSLEVLKQQFHEHETFLVELSGHQDGVGAVLEEGARLLAEGGLHKDEEHEVRVQMSLLNSRWEGLRMRAMERQTKIHEVLMQMQQGQLDALRQWLTRTEDRISLMATIELNQSALDDQLKLLNELEQDIAAQQGIVDGMRNMVVVVDEENSEAVYAQMEDQLSALGERWTHICQWKEERRQRLQAFSSLWQNVNDDYKRLVSWLSETEITLKQMEANPASEIGEVLERIKKLQILKMDMDANQRKLTSLQESVQELEGQSTSPECINILEKIENLQDRWEAVGQIMEVQTQRITNSGFEFDLKTERETTMITGNEWMSETVTSIAYKEEITAASTPHSDSKKRRIDSTTRHEFESALHNLYKWLDYVDLEIGRSEGVFDELSIEEKKVVYNDTIADIEAHKDDYNRVLDLGKQLLEELRDANESVEAEETKIKDIQNCWMATNNRLEEIKTRIEYLEEVKKFRTELASLNLMLDSYTKWFDSNKGNNQVEPFRVKLKSMKSHEERIKKLLEKIKELSENQTGSNETVNLNADIQTFVRNWDKLYKILSERLTELNDAVDKTPPKKYTDAVANLTSFINNVESTLLSEHIVMSDDKTMAEQLQKFNNLQNSLNEHQENFNYVNSVGHELIMKTSGDSQGQRLKDALQDLITKWSDIPIILEERQQNLLRDIETLKVFNNELLDLQSWLEKSNQYLEELSKDGVSNNIECMEFKLKQIQSFCEDINQTKPRIEKLQISTNRLLENSEPKFANVLNNKLEVVSHKWNAIVDGAKSLNDKYEDTLKKNDEIINGIEDFTKWLSTLEKEIPVETKITSSVELFQVRGRYQSLKEKIDKRVEEFRNLNEMGNDKLLSSEGSSVQELGRRFTFLNARWTDVTDRIYERYRHLQNASHEYGEFRALVAQESDWLDKLDKRLKRSTESAADAEEISEELDDLENYIRNHPEIRLEKIQEIGKQLIESNIMTQSIQADVESLTSRWESLNNQAGQRAKLLEGSVKQAQQSEGRILALQHSLTQIDSVLTARLDCDLTADDLPHDYQKLMEEMEHQRSTLQEMALQIESYKASGKQEAAFRLQEQLTLIEQKFSEVQKKFQRFRCPTNLEPRLSRALRELRGIEEATCLLELSSEDPEAIEGQLKHCLRFYQTLSEIKSEIENIILTGRKLVEERSVTEPEKFSRRIDMLKELYNKLGLHITESKACLETALDLSRDMYKNMSYINMSIDSINKELDTQKNMPDLPVNAIYVRETLTEVIPRLNVVKDKLLNSQEEFSKLCDPMYLEQFKEKLSDVVTRLAYTEKRLRLCNASEEEPNVDEITAWLLQVEEKLNKLDGVPVDQLTENHFEQCKAVQSEMIEAKPKINQLQRYTYYPKVSDVCKKWEDISNRIQIQAEKLSQEIQQKAEVKFSSEKRSFKVSTSLSRTGLEKSILEFEQAAQRMLHRMDVMLMSIGGITNEKDPTKRLEVLKSEVSTLAPDAAALISKGDGLVMTVHISDPVRAEKIKNEHQDKLRSKWHQVMSEIETRRTQAQRAEELLRQYNNIVAEFEDWFRDVPLKLEQVNNYEGQLESFTIEFDAKQEQIKKLNDLAVELKRLNIGYSETIRYSINSRWQEVSSQFKRFSGSKDKDKHVTDKKVEVDLGGVDMQEFTARVNKIREAVVTVTRSLNSIPLNGDDYEMFSSQEDCLKKISNALNILKPSIEEINTVFENVASQLRREQAEQIRRLSDKLRDEWINVNQSYVERYNRWNKCHEKWKEICNTCRTFSDWMDKTEESLKKLNSLGQNKISKTKIFELEQEISRMQRTMNNINVSSASILSRARIEDIVDLRETVETIKRRWQNIVTDINTRKEKNFAMEKKVNNEGRILESAHNILEQINSLLVSAANPSDETSLSIRLSLIKARQEELLSRKRALQNLINQNGIPSGEDECNKLLADMDKANTSLSSHREYVENKLASLKKYICTLDNVMTWVMETRTRIYISRELSQQERAEIISNVMTKVEDREMEVKDVLENYTNLEKECESAKQPISVELQEKLKKLREDWQFVKNNGESSNHEVKTTVAVGPASQGIEVEKTAGTAPGASGATAGGPRGLTPSPAPSTPSTPVTATSPSVYTTSPSSSPSPSSSPSALVAGFDKSVLQIRDWLTVEEEMLRKQAVVVGDVGEIMEALDKQMDVLRELGQKKPQLDELVHTAEALRADTNRQQVHGKVTKLREHWDEMNSKMMQRKTELDAMLGDSQRYEAKRNEVEVWLARMETRLEKMRAVGHTADVLEAQLREQKSFHAELHQYKHQIEQFNQLTQKLIAVYQEDDTTRVKKMTETINQRYNNLNTSIINRGKLLHSAMNSLHNFDRSLDKFLAWLSEAESSMEGLEAEADRLGGRRDQGALRRPQHQLKDLQSEIETHRDVYASLNGTGRKLLSSLASQDDAVMLQRRLDEMNQRWHHLKAKSMAIRNRLESNTEHWNALLLSLRELIEWVIRKDTELTGLGPVCGDVAALQKQEDDHRGFRRQLEDKRPIVENNLLSGRQYIANEPPLSDTSDSEAGRELDGDSRGYRSAEEQARELTRSIRREVNKLSEQWNALIERSDAWKRKLDDTANKICVFQKTLEDLSSRMAGAEAIQSGWQNPNDANEATELLKQLEKFGERLLPIQRSIEYANDQASVFASSSVIVSHALLAKLEDLNTRWKVLQVAVDERYKLLSGFGKDGSTPGSQAFLASSVEPPWERALTPAKVPYYINHQSETTHWDHPKMIELMSSLADLNEVRFSAYRTAMKLRTVQKRLCLDMLSLSTALEQFDSHGLRAQNDKLIDIPDMVTVLTSLYEVITADNPTQVSVPLCIDLAINWLLNVYDSQRTGQIRVLSFKVGLVLLCKGHLEEKYRYLFRLIADPNRLVDQRKLGLLLHDCIQVPRQLGEVAAFGGSNIEPSVRSCFEKAGKDKNEIEAVHFLSWLQQEPQSMVWLPVLHRLSAAESAKHQAKCNICKEYPITGFRYRCLKCFNFDMCQNCFFSGRKAKNHKLTHPMQEYCTATTSGEDVRDFTRALRNKFKSKRYFKKHPRVGYLPVQTVLEGDALESPAPSPQHSSLSQDMHSRLEMYASRLAEVELSRTRSNSTPDSDDEHQLIAHYCQSLNGGDNVNVPRSPVQVMAAIDAEQREELEAMIRELEEENATLQAEYERLRSKQTPGSTPEDGHGNRQPDCDMIAEAKLLRQHKGRLEARMQILEDHNRQLEAQLQRLRQLLDEPNASSPSKTGTLQTRSVTASQLATDSPAKMNGHYHDSSGGGGSNEGRVSSLERPPPPPHSHSVAHNVGNLLHMAGDLGKAVGELVTVMTSEDSSKTNGQRAPPPAFK